In a single window of the Nymphalis io chromosome 20, ilAglIoxx1.1, whole genome shotgun sequence genome:
- the LOC126776314 gene encoding mediator of RNA polymerase II transcription subunit 24: MVKMDASKMTSKTSSLKALILKAWRERWTDIQWGINIKTILPRGVSGDLYNLADCILQQAMVGCGANQLVISYLKHSLASHLVSYAAVLQRIAKFDAFHKPHCILSLLEFLEGFLDSITCRSKMEEEILAFAVSSIILWLLQVYHYSLSKYPSSNPIQSQELLEKSTSLLNSIVHSDFLLSMFYLAKQNDPDEFNEVTKKCQEITAFMMMNTQFKAPVTIHDTLQKICNMDIDKIAPLNTKPETVTHCLQALIAVNVLANPSADIQQLASQLMMIQRIKSYPLSRLYCELIRACFISLNDASKDASKQALWAAFTFLKLPQVINYLHNTCGTTNKDGDYSVEVVEAFEKLLQGTPLLDVVDTKNSCNSVISLLEPLVKLNVISEAQLAYFNQKRESKDIKLQKLEPTGLQGSVLSFITRAEPTFAGMLKTMGGDFHKTQDSLYVMLCQIVGGTTLDTILPVATVEGKLKLFVSRLIKFNEFALLTASEKGASQSKVYIFDISFLILCSIVQDYGVDAVLDENGDSFFEQWVRDCMVHKGIHKSPEQILQKCDLQLVDIFIHHLSAPDFDFKNTNLKPHDLCTNVCGVIKEILFAWEQGSISSADVKRMLDSLRQKMASLAVCASVWLCSYINVVHQDAYIKPLNMVQQFLSPPSEVELAQIDNFKERAILMCQIVRKMQYDIHPPLVPKSKVLPFTHCIVSKQPILEQLQSVWEDVKTRGYLHIDATQIVESLLNTAGPVWFVTNLIKEMLKFRYQDDLDRSVDIILAMFHFNIEKCTEALLLHVLPQYLYNAKLCDELVEPQSAILAKLCVYSIYASLEYSISNRVHISRKRRHDDSEDLDTMATSSKVRRMNDNTSDSLYYNQGQSTSSVVIREPLQSALDVLYKSFSQLAGKNGEITPQTQFIFEFMVHIVQCGQERAQIVLQKMPTEIIPTLIKALPDNFNVGLILRLYDLSTSYGRKDTARDLCLLRNMRLRPE; this comes from the coding sequence ATGGTGAAAATGGATGCTTCTAAAATGACCAGTAAAACAAGCTCTCTTAAAGCTTTAATTTTGAAAGCGTGGCGTGAAAGATGGACTGATATTCAATGGGGGATAAATATCAAGACTATTCTTCCAAGAGGCGTCAGTGGAGACTTATATAACCTGGCTGATTGTATTCTTCAACAAGCTATGGTAGGCTGCGGTGCAAATCAATTGGTAATATCATATCTTAAACATTCCTTGGCATCACATTTAGTGTCATATGCTGCTGTACTGCAAAGAATAGCCAAATTCGACGCCTTTCATAAACCTCACTGTATCTTAAGTCTCTTAGAATTTTTAGAAGGTTTTCTTGACAGTATTACTTGTCGTAGCAAAATGGAAGAAGAAATATTGGCGTTTGCTGTATCATCTATCATCTTATGGTTACTCCAAGTCTATCATTATTCATTGAGTAAATATCCATCATCAAATCCTATACAAAGCCAAGAACTTTTGGAAAAATCCACATCCCTCCTTAATTCAATTGTTCATTCTGACTTTTTGTTGTCTATGTTTTATCTTGCTAAACAAAACGATCCGGATGAGTTTAATGAAGTTACAAAAAAGTGCCAGGAGATTACAGCTTTCATGATGATGAACACTCAATTTAAAGCACCAGTTACAATACATGATACTTTGCAGAAGATATGTAATATGGATATTGATAAGATAGCTCCATTAAATACTAAACCGGAGACTGTCACTCATTGTCTTCAAGCTTTAATAGCAGTCAATGTGTTAGCTAATCCCAGTGCAGATATTCAGCAATTAGCCAGCCAGCTCATGATGATACAAAGAATTAAAAGTTATCCTTTATCTAGACTGTATTGTGAATTAATCCGAGCATGTTTCATTTCCTTAAATGATGCTAGTAAAGATGCATCTAAACAAGCACTGTGGGCTGCATTTACATTTCTAAAATTGCCTCAAGTTATTAACTATCTTCATAATACTTGCGGTACTACTAATAAAGATGGTGATTACTCTGTAGAGGTAGTGGAAGCATTTGAAAAGCTGTTACAAGGTACCCCACTTCTTGATGTTGTCGATACTAAGAATTCTTGCAATAGTGTTATATCTTTATTGGAGCCTTTAGTTAAACTAAATGTAATATCAGAGGCCCAACTTGCATACTTCAACCAGAAAAGAGAAAGTAAGGATATTAAACTTCAAAAATTAGAACCAACAGGTCTTCAAGGGTCTGTTCTATCATTTATAACCCGTGCAGAGCCAACATTCGCTGGAATGCTTAAAACTATGGGAGGAGATTTCCATAAAACTCAAGATTCATTATATGTAATGCTTTGTCAAATTGTAGGGGGTACTACTTTAGATACAATTCTGCCTGTTGCTACAGTAGAAGGGAAACTGAAGTTATTTGTTTCAAGATTAATCAAGTTTAATGAATTTGCTCTCCTAACAGCTAGTGAAAAAGGAGCATCTCAGTCAAAAGTCTATATctttgatatttcatttttaattctatGCTCTATTGTCCAAGATTATGGGGTTGATGCTGTTCTTGATGAAAATGGAGATTCATTTTTTGAACAGTGGGTCAGAGACTGTATGGTACACAAAGGCATTCATAAATCACCAGAACAAATATTGCAAAAATGTGACTTACAGCTTGTTGATATATTTATCCATCATCTTAGTGCACCCGATTTTGACTTTAAGAATACAAACTTAAAACCTCATGACTTATGCACTAATGTATGTGGAGTTATAAAAGAAATTCTATTTGCATGGGAACAAGGATCAATTTCGTCTGCTGATGTCAAGCGTATGTTAGATTCATTAAGGCAAAAAATGGCTTCATTAGCTGTATGTGCTTCAGTATGGCTTTGTTCATATATCAATGTTGTACATCAAGATGCgtatataaaacctttaaatatGGTCCAACAGTTTTTATCGCCACCAAGTGAAGTTGAATTGGCtcaaattgataattttaaagagAGGGCCATTTTGATGTGCCAGATAGTAAGAAAGATGCAATATGACATCCATCCACCGCTAGTACCAAAATCTAAAGTTTTGCCATTCACTCATTGTATTGTGTCAAAACAACCAATTTTGGAACAGCTTCAGTCTGTATGGGAAGATGTTAAAACAAGAGGATACTTGCATATAGATGCCACTCAAATTGTTGAGAGTCTCCTGAATACTGCTGGCCCTGTATGGTTTGTaacaaatttaatcaaagaaatgttaaaatttcgATATCAGGATGATTTAGACAGATCTGTGGATATTATCTTAGCAATGTTTCACTTTAATATTGAAAAGTGCACAGAAGCATTATTACTACATGTTTTGCCTCAGTATCTATATAATGCTAAACTATGTGATGAGTTGGTTGAGCCTCAATCAGCTATTTTGGCTAAACTTTGTGTTTACAGTATTTATGCATCACTCGAATATAGCATATCAAATAGAGTCCACATATCTAGGAAACGTCGACATGATGATTCAGAAGATTTAGATACAATGGCTACTTCAAGTAAAGTGAGGAGAATGAATGATAATACATCAGATTCTTTGTATTATAATCAAGGTCAAAGCACATCTAGTGTGGTAATAAGGGAACCCTTACAATCAGCTTTAGATGTTTTGTATAAATCATTTTCTCAACTCGCAGGAAAGAATGGTGAAATTACACCTCAAACTCAATTTATATTCGAATTTATGGTACATATTGTTCAATGTGGTCAGGAAAGAGCTCAAATAGTACTACAAAAAATGCCAACTGAAATTATACCAACTTTAATAAAAGCATTACCTGATAATTTCAATGTTGGATTGATTTTACGATTGTATGATTTGTCTACATCATATGGAAGAAAAGATACTGCCAGGGATCTttgtttattaagaaatatgcGTCTCAGACCTGAATAA